A stretch of Bradyrhizobium sp. AZCC 2262 DNA encodes these proteins:
- the alr gene encoding alanine racemase, translated as MAPDPKSIPQGTLLSPEANQAAALVTATGVLTVDLDAIVANWRKLEKTAVPAECAGVVKADAYGCGAEQVARALAGAGCKTFFVATLDEARVVRAAAPAAAIYVLDGFFQNTGESYARIDCKPVIGDLNELAEWDVFCRRSGWSGGAAIHIDTGMNRLGMTLTEAQGIIPRINAGDHGITLVMSHLASAELLNNPANARQLTAFREIASVFSGVPASLANSSGVFLGAQFQFDLVRPGCALYGINPTPEADNPMQPVVELKARIVQIRNVERGDTVGYGGTWTARRPTRLAIVSAGYADGYFRAASANDGTRGAEVVVAGKRCPIAGRISMDLTAVDVTDLDKNAVRRGHMVTLIGEGITVDELAHHFGTIGYEVLTSLGKRYARIYKGGIATAEHPAPSPAEPAASSS; from the coding sequence ATTGCCCCCGATCCCAAATCCATCCCGCAAGGCACCCTGCTCTCGCCGGAGGCGAACCAGGCGGCCGCGCTCGTGACGGCCACCGGCGTGTTGACGGTCGACCTCGACGCCATCGTGGCCAACTGGCGCAAGCTCGAGAAGACCGCGGTACCGGCCGAATGCGCCGGTGTCGTCAAGGCGGACGCCTATGGCTGCGGCGCCGAACAGGTGGCGCGGGCGCTGGCTGGTGCCGGCTGCAAGACGTTTTTCGTCGCCACCCTCGATGAGGCTCGCGTGGTTCGCGCCGCGGCGCCCGCGGCCGCAATCTACGTGCTCGACGGCTTCTTCCAGAATACCGGCGAGTCCTATGCCAGGATCGACTGCAAACCCGTGATCGGCGACCTCAACGAACTCGCCGAATGGGACGTGTTCTGCCGCCGCTCAGGCTGGTCGGGCGGCGCCGCCATTCACATCGATACCGGCATGAACCGGCTGGGTATGACCCTTACCGAGGCGCAGGGCATCATTCCGCGGATCAACGCCGGCGATCACGGCATTACGCTCGTGATGAGCCACCTCGCCTCCGCGGAACTGCTCAACAATCCCGCCAACGCCAGGCAGCTCACGGCTTTTCGCGAAATCGCCAGCGTGTTCTCCGGCGTGCCGGCGTCGCTGGCGAATTCGTCCGGCGTTTTCCTGGGCGCCCAATTCCAGTTCGACCTGGTACGGCCGGGCTGCGCGCTTTATGGCATCAATCCGACGCCGGAAGCCGACAATCCGATGCAGCCGGTCGTCGAACTGAAGGCGCGCATCGTGCAGATCCGCAATGTCGAGCGCGGCGACACCGTTGGCTATGGCGGCACCTGGACGGCGCGGCGTCCGACCAGACTAGCGATCGTTTCCGCTGGCTATGCCGACGGCTATTTCCGCGCCGCCAGCGCCAATGACGGTACCCGTGGCGCCGAGGTGGTGGTCGCCGGCAAGCGCTGCCCGATCGCAGGGCGGATTTCGATGGACCTGACGGCCGTCGACGTCACCGATCTCGACAAGAATGCCGTGCGGCGCGGCCATATGGTGACGCTGATTGGCGAAGGCATCACCGTCGACGAACTCGCTCATCATTTCGGCACCATCGGCTACGAAGTGCTGACCAGTCTCGGCAAGCGGTACGCACGGATTTACAAGGGCGGCATTGCCACGGCGGAACACCCTGCGCCGTCTCCCGCGGAGCCCGCCGCCAGTTCTTCCTAG
- a CDS encoding fused MFS/spermidine synthase, translating to MSLFNASDRVAPFVDRQAVARRLEPLLYAATLFVSALLLFSIQPMFAKMVLPKLGGAPAVWSVAMVFFQTVLLAGYAYAYVLNRLLSPRWAAMFHLLLLGITAMMLPIAIAPGWGVPPQDGTALWLFGLFAVSIGLPFFTLSASASLLQSWFASSGHKQAGNPYVLYAASNLGSFAALFAYPVIIEPFLTLKTQTAAWSIGFALLAVLLSFVGLLTARALPAAVQAEVVDDVSASAGERMRWIALAAVPSGLVIAVTAYLTTDIAAAPFLWVVPLAVYLLTFVAVFRERPWIAHANVVRFVPFAVAPLAVSLIGGEKVFWLTSIALNLVVFALLTLMCHGELYARRPSPRRLTEFYLCTSFGGVIGGGFAGLLAPQIFNGNYEYPILIALALLCMPGLVTGGSRKALTEAAPWLVASAALALVWYVTRFQPSATLELPFQVLLALLAAAMLFQRQRPMRFFGLVILSFSVTALWRPGIAPIETARSFFGVHKVAEVNDGRARLLYHGTTIHGAQRLRNDDGTPVSGPLLPQTYYYPGGPFAEAIGAARAARGSLNHVAVVGLGTGTLACHSKGNEHWTFFEIDPEVIRIARDPHRFEFLSRCAPESPVIAGDARLTLEASTDRYDLIVLDAFSSDTIPVHLLTREAVAGYLSKLSPHGVLLLHISNRHLDLTPVVAKVAQSLGLAAFVREDRSAGDLLTTLKADARLVVLARDAADAGSVAGNWTPLRSDQSSALWTDDYSNILGIMLRTKFGW from the coding sequence ATGTCACTTTTCAATGCTTCGGATCGAGTCGCGCCATTTGTCGATCGACAGGCGGTAGCGCGCCGCCTCGAGCCGCTGTTGTACGCCGCGACCTTGTTCGTTTCGGCGCTGCTGCTGTTTTCGATCCAGCCGATGTTTGCCAAGATGGTGCTGCCCAAACTCGGCGGCGCGCCGGCGGTATGGTCGGTCGCGATGGTATTTTTTCAAACGGTGCTGCTGGCAGGCTACGCCTACGCTTATGTGTTGAACCGGCTGTTGTCGCCGCGCTGGGCGGCGATGTTTCATCTTCTGCTGCTCGGCATTACCGCGATGATGCTGCCGATCGCCATCGCGCCCGGATGGGGCGTCCCGCCACAGGATGGAACGGCGCTCTGGCTGTTCGGTCTGTTTGCGGTCTCCATCGGGCTTCCGTTCTTCACTCTGTCGGCCAGCGCGTCATTGCTGCAGAGCTGGTTCGCCTCCAGCGGGCACAAGCAGGCGGGCAATCCCTACGTGCTCTATGCCGCATCCAACCTCGGTTCGTTTGCAGCGCTGTTCGCCTATCCCGTTATAATCGAACCGTTCCTGACGCTGAAGACGCAAACGGCGGCATGGTCGATCGGATTTGCGCTGCTGGCTGTTCTCTTGAGTTTTGTCGGATTGCTCACGGCGCGCGCGTTGCCTGCCGCCGTTCAAGCCGAAGTCGTTGACGATGTCAGCGCGAGTGCCGGCGAGCGGATGCGTTGGATCGCATTGGCTGCGGTTCCGTCAGGCCTTGTCATCGCTGTGACCGCGTATTTGACCACCGATATCGCCGCCGCACCCTTCCTGTGGGTGGTGCCGTTAGCGGTCTACCTGCTCACTTTCGTCGCCGTGTTCCGCGAGCGGCCATGGATCGCGCACGCCAATGTGGTGCGCTTCGTTCCATTCGCTGTGGCACCGCTCGCAGTAAGCCTGATCGGCGGCGAGAAGGTGTTCTGGCTGACGAGTATCGCACTCAATCTCGTTGTGTTCGCGCTGCTGACGCTGATGTGCCATGGCGAACTCTATGCGCGGCGTCCCAGCCCGCGGCGGCTGACGGAGTTTTACCTCTGCACGTCGTTTGGCGGGGTGATCGGTGGCGGCTTCGCAGGGCTGCTGGCGCCGCAGATCTTCAACGGCAATTACGAATATCCGATCCTGATCGCGCTTGCGCTGCTGTGCATGCCCGGCCTCGTCACCGGAGGCTCGCGCAAGGCGCTGACCGAAGCTGCGCCATGGCTCGTCGCCAGCGCAGCGTTGGCGCTGGTCTGGTACGTCACGCGGTTTCAGCCGTCGGCCACGCTGGAACTGCCGTTTCAGGTTCTTCTGGCGCTATTGGCGGCGGCGATGCTGTTTCAACGGCAGCGGCCGATGCGCTTCTTCGGGCTCGTCATCCTGAGTTTTTCGGTTACTGCGTTGTGGCGGCCGGGCATAGCGCCGATCGAAACGGCGCGCAGTTTCTTCGGCGTCCACAAGGTTGCAGAAGTCAACGACGGCAGAGCCCGCTTGCTCTATCACGGCACCACGATTCATGGCGCCCAGCGGCTACGCAACGACGATGGCACGCCGGTCAGCGGCCCGCTGTTGCCACAGACCTATTACTATCCAGGTGGTCCGTTCGCCGAAGCCATTGGTGCTGCCCGCGCCGCGCGTGGCAGCCTGAACCATGTTGCCGTCGTCGGGCTCGGTACCGGCACGCTTGCCTGTCATAGCAAGGGCAACGAGCACTGGACCTTCTTCGAGATCGATCCGGAAGTGATCCGCATCGCGCGCGATCCGCATCGTTTCGAATTCCTGTCACGCTGCGCGCCTGAATCGCCCGTTATCGCCGGCGATGCGCGGCTGACGCTGGAGGCGTCAACCGACCGCTATGACCTGATCGTGCTGGATGCCTTCTCGTCAGATACCATTCCAGTGCATCTGCTCACACGCGAGGCCGTCGCGGGTTATCTCTCAAAGCTCTCGCCGCATGGTGTGCTCCTGTTGCATATCTCCAACAGGCACCTCGATCTCACGCCTGTTGTGGCCAAGGTCGCGCAGTCTCTCGGGCTTGCCGCCTTCGTGCGGGAAGACCGCAGCGCCGGCGATCTGCTGACGACGCTGAAGGCCGATGCCCGCCTCGTGGTGCTGGCGCGCGACGCCGCCGATGCCGGAAGCGTCGCCGGAAACTGGACGCCGTTGCGGTCGGACCAATCGAGCGCGCTGTGGACCGACGATTATTCCAACATTCTCGGCATCATGCTGCGCACGAAATTTGGCTGGTAG
- a CDS encoding cysteine rich repeat-containing protein: MSKLRFAVLVLAIGCSGAAFAQTADQRGACKADYDKYCAGTLPGGGRVVACLTKQQNQLSDACKKVLASRKTQ, encoded by the coding sequence ATGTCGAAACTACGCTTCGCCGTTCTCGTGCTCGCCATCGGATGCTCCGGAGCCGCGTTTGCCCAAACCGCCGACCAGCGCGGCGCCTGCAAGGCGGATTATGACAAATATTGCGCCGGCACGCTGCCCGGCGGCGGCCGCGTCGTCGCTTGTCTGACCAAACAGCAGAACCAGCTCAGCGACGCCTGCAAGAAGGTATTGGCCAGCCGGAAGACACAGTAA
- a CDS encoding exodeoxyribonuclease III translates to MKIATFNINNVNRRLPNLLRWLRAAKPDVACLQELKSTDAEFPIVAIEKAGYGAVWRGQKTWNGVAILARNAEPVLTRTALPGDRDDDEARYIEAAVNGVIVTSLYLPNGNPQPGPKFDYKLDWFKRLRSHAGKLLKQDIPVVLAGDYNVAPTVSDIYPTKSWDKDALIQPKSRAAFKALVDQGWTDAIRTLHPSKPMFTFWDYKRNRWPRDAGLRLDHLLLSPAIAPRLLKAGVDRKVRGEEGASDHAPAWIVLK, encoded by the coding sequence ATGAAGATCGCAACCTTCAACATCAATAATGTCAACCGCCGCCTGCCGAACCTGTTGCGCTGGCTGCGCGCGGCCAAACCTGACGTCGCCTGTCTGCAGGAACTGAAATCGACCGATGCCGAGTTCCCGATTGTGGCAATCGAGAAGGCTGGCTACGGCGCGGTGTGGCGCGGACAGAAGACATGGAACGGCGTCGCCATCCTGGCGCGCAACGCCGAGCCGGTATTGACCCGGACCGCGCTGCCCGGCGATCGCGATGATGACGAGGCGCGCTACATCGAGGCCGCCGTCAACGGCGTCATCGTCACCAGCCTCTATCTGCCGAACGGCAACCCGCAGCCGGGGCCGAAATTCGATTACAAGCTCGACTGGTTCAAGCGGCTGCGGTCGCATGCCGGCAAACTGCTCAAGCAGGACATCCCGGTGGTGCTGGCCGGCGACTACAATGTCGCGCCGACGGTGTCCGATATCTATCCGACGAAATCCTGGGACAAGGACGCGCTGATCCAGCCGAAGAGCCGCGCGGCGTTCAAGGCGCTGGTGGACCAAGGCTGGACGGACGCGATCCGGACGCTGCATCCGTCGAAACCGATGTTCACGTTCTGGGACTACAAGCGCAACCGCTGGCCGCGCGACGCCGGGCTGCGGCTCGATCATCTGCTGCTGAGCCCGGCGATTGCTCCGCGCCTGCTCAAGGCCGGCGTCGATCGCAAGGTACGCGGCGAGGAAGGTGCCAGCGATCACGCGCCGGCGTGGATCGTGCTGAAGTAG